From a single Actinomyces viscosus genomic region:
- a CDS encoding alanine dehydrogenase, with translation MEELNGGTIRTRFSTELDVAQACAGADLVIGAVLVPGARTPNLVTRAMVETMRPGSVLVDIAIDQGGCFEDSCPTTHSEPTFEVDGKIFYCVANMPGAVPHTSTYALTNATLPYTLALADEGWRGAIAARPDLARGLSTHAGTLYTAAVGQALDLPAADVADLLG, from the coding sequence ATCGAGGAGCTCAACGGCGGAACCATCCGCACCCGCTTCTCCACCGAGCTCGACGTGGCCCAGGCCTGCGCCGGGGCGGACCTGGTCATCGGCGCCGTCCTCGTGCCCGGGGCCCGCACCCCGAACCTCGTCACGCGGGCCATGGTGGAGACCATGCGGCCCGGCAGCGTGCTGGTCGACATCGCCATCGACCAGGGAGGCTGCTTCGAGGACTCCTGCCCCACCACCCACTCCGAGCCCACCTTCGAGGTGGACGGCAAGATCTTCTACTGCGTGGCCAACATGCCCGGAGCCGTCCCGCACACCTCCACCTACGCGCTGACCAACGCGACCCTGCCCTACACCCTGGCCCTGGCCGATGAGGGCTGGCGTGGCGCCATCGCGGCGCGCCCCGACCTCGCCCGCGGACTGAGCACCCACGCCGGGACGCTCTACACCGCCGCGGTCGGCCAGGCCCTGGACCTCCCCGCGGCCGACGTCGCCGACCTGCTGGGCTGA
- a CDS encoding transposase family protein, with amino-acid sequence MGKGITGLDRTQLSCLVEMVLGDTEISLAPRILGPLAAVRATLMYLRTNTSQEAIAEIMGVSQPTISRAISVVTRIIARVLGPVLATVEEVPHGGVHIIDGTLLPCWSWKDRTDLWSGKHKRTGLSLQVLVSPAGRLRWASDPLPGATHDTKAITTSGLLEEIDPSCCIADKGYIGTGVLTPYKKPPNSELTKAQKQANKSLNEIRYVVERTIAHIKSWKILAHDYRRPLHTFKETITATLALYAYTNP; translated from the coding sequence ATGGGTAAGGGTATCACAGGCCTGGACAGAACGCAGTTGAGCTGCCTGGTGGAAATGGTGCTGGGTGATACTGAGATCTCCTTGGCGCCAAGAATTCTTGGCCCACTGGCCGCGGTGCGGGCGACGTTGATGTATTTGCGCACCAACACCTCCCAGGAGGCGATCGCCGAGATCATGGGGGTGTCACAGCCGACGATCTCGCGGGCGATCTCGGTGGTCACCCGGATCATCGCCAGGGTCTTGGGGCCTGTGCTGGCGACCGTCGAGGAGGTCCCCCATGGGGGCGTGCACATCATCGACGGTACGCTCCTGCCGTGCTGGAGCTGGAAGGATCGGACGGACCTGTGGTCGGGCAAGCACAAGCGCACCGGCCTGAGCCTGCAAGTACTGGTCAGCCCCGCCGGGCGCCTGCGGTGGGCCTCAGACCCGCTACCGGGGGCCACCCACGACACCAAGGCCATCACCACCTCCGGTCTCTTGGAGGAGATCGACCCCTCCTGCTGCATCGCCGATAAAGGCTACATCGGAACCGGGGTTCTCACCCCCTACAAGAAACCTCCCAACAGTGAGCTCACCAAGGCCCAGAAGCAGGCCAACAAATCCCTAAATGAAATCCGGTATGTCGTGGAGAGAACCATCGCGCACATCAAATCCTGGAAGATCCTGGCCCACGACTACAGGCGCCCCCTGCACACCTTCAAAGAAACTATCACAGCCACCCTAGCCCTCTACGCCTACACCAACCCCTGA
- a CDS encoding IS630 family transposase, translating to MRLKSEAVVLLSKGVDTAVVAQVVERTPETVRSWAREWNRYRLASIHTGHAGNLNASRLTATQRQEVAGVLSRPPSEQGLPIGFWDVPHLAAWVYDHFEVEYASAASYRFLLHMAGLSFHRPQTVDQRRPPQADVDQRMSQIRSEIVRKWSDPEVMVVCADEVRIEHEAIVRRAWIRRGDAARLEVDRRRQAQSYIGFLHETDGTVDLMTLDWQDTGTITQALIDLTVKHPDKKKIVIVWDNASWHRSAKLTNSLKTIKNLERIHLINLPAYSPDENPIEHVWKEAKDSISNHQRATFPQTRQAFETFIQANKFPYRLTK from the coding sequence ATGCGTTTGAAGTCCGAGGCGGTCGTGCTGCTGTCCAAGGGTGTGGATACCGCGGTCGTGGCCCAGGTCGTCGAGCGCACGCCCGAGACGGTGCGCAGCTGGGCTCGGGAGTGGAACCGGTACCGCCTGGCCTCAATCCACACCGGTCACGCCGGCAACCTCAACGCCTCCAGGCTCACCGCCACCCAGCGCCAGGAGGTGGCCGGGGTACTGTCCCGGCCCCCGTCGGAGCAGGGCCTGCCCATCGGGTTCTGGGACGTGCCCCATCTGGCGGCCTGGGTCTACGACCACTTCGAGGTGGAGTACGCCTCTGCCGCCTCCTACCGGTTCCTGCTGCACATGGCGGGCCTGTCCTTCCACCGCCCCCAGACCGTTGACCAGCGCCGCCCGCCCCAGGCGGACGTTGACCAGCGCATGAGCCAGATCCGTTCCGAGATCGTCCGCAAGTGGTCCGATCCCGAGGTGATGGTGGTGTGCGCCGACGAGGTGCGTATCGAGCACGAGGCGATCGTGCGCAGGGCGTGGATCCGCCGGGGGGACGCCGCCCGCCTGGAGGTCGACCGCCGCCGCCAGGCCCAGTCCTACATCGGCTTCCTGCACGAGACCGACGGCACCGTCGACTTGATGACCCTCGACTGGCAGGACACCGGCACCATCACCCAGGCCCTGATCGACCTGACCGTGAAGCACCCCGACAAGAAGAAGATCGTCATCGTGTGGGACAACGCCTCCTGGCACCGTTCAGCAAAGCTCACAAACAGCCTCAAGACCATCAAGAACCTCGAGAGGATCCACCTGATCAACCTACCCGCCTACAGCCCCGACGAGAACCCCATCGAGCACGTCTGGAAAGAAGCAAAGGACAGTATCAGCAACCACCAAAGAGCCACATTCCCCCAAACCCGACAAGCATTCGAGACCTTCATCCAGGCAAACAAGTTCCCCTACCGACTCACAAAATAA
- a CDS encoding radical SAM protein → MQRVIIAPHMKCNARCAHCCVSSHPKDERHLEDATVVRLIDEAIASPSIKIVAFTGGEALLRKSFILEQMRRLKRAGKRSTIVSNGFWGITEASARGVLLELADAGVRTITISADTFHLPYVPIERVRNILKVRDVAPEIEFAVNICQSRSEPASKTLDQLEGLLEGVHINSFDITPVGQAEGIASCEITYDHVSTENLKCPGQVLLFSGDGQVYPCCSLGVINSALSVGDANELTIEEGARRIECNLAFKIMI, encoded by the coding sequence ATGCAACGTGTGATTATCGCTCCGCATATGAAGTGCAATGCCAGATGCGCTCATTGCTGCGTGTCGTCCCACCCAAAGGATGAGAGGCACTTAGAGGATGCTACAGTTGTTCGTCTGATCGACGAAGCCATCGCCTCACCGTCGATCAAGATAGTCGCGTTCACTGGTGGAGAGGCGTTGCTGCGCAAGTCCTTCATACTGGAGCAGATGAGACGTTTGAAACGAGCTGGCAAACGAAGCACGATCGTTTCAAATGGATTCTGGGGGATCACGGAAGCGAGCGCCAGGGGAGTTCTTCTAGAATTGGCAGACGCTGGCGTCCGAACTATCACGATCAGTGCTGACACCTTTCATCTGCCTTATGTGCCAATCGAGCGAGTGAGGAACATCCTCAAGGTGAGGGATGTCGCGCCCGAAATTGAATTCGCTGTCAACATCTGCCAGTCGCGAAGTGAGCCCGCCAGTAAGACGCTGGACCAACTAGAAGGCCTCCTAGAAGGTGTGCATATCAACAGTTTCGATATTACACCTGTTGGGCAGGCCGAGGGCATCGCATCATGCGAGATAACGTACGATCATGTCTCAACCGAGAACCTGAAGTGCCCAGGACAGGTTTTGCTGTTCTCGGGTGACGGCCAAGTCTACCCATGCTGTTCGCTGGGTGTCATCAACAGCGCTCTTTCGGTTGGTGACGCCAATGAACTCACGATCGAGGAGGGGGCGCGTCGCATAGAATGCAACCTTGCATTCAAGATTATGATATAG
- a CDS encoding phosphotransferase family protein, with translation MHAPPPPDDLARRVRAAVDAGRLRGVGTGPVKPLGAGESYTAWRIGSGPRARVLRVPRRAGREMPRSMTAEFEALRRVPPEIGTSAVALEAGSDNPLGAPYMVTTHVPGRALRAGDWNPGLVAALAHQIARLHAALAADLAAGPAANSAPSTARVLSASEQGEELLTWWGERHPNTLTDPRVASLLPAWRRELARLDPAFSGVRAHPLIHGDLVATNVILGPDGVPRFIDFEWSGPGDVAKDLALIGGRVTGGPWYLPLTPDAVAALVTEYSWYAQRMSIPPATGADEPQQLLARRSAYELLDRLGNLLYCLSRPDKACYGTWADELARSLVARLTD, from the coding sequence GTGCACGCTCCGCCCCCGCCCGACGACCTCGCCCGACGTGTTCGGGCCGCCGTCGACGCCGGCCGGCTCCGCGGCGTGGGCACCGGACCGGTTAAGCCGCTCGGAGCCGGAGAGAGCTATACCGCCTGGCGGATCGGCTCCGGCCCGCGGGCCCGCGTCCTGCGCGTTCCACGTCGCGCCGGCCGCGAGATGCCCCGTTCCATGACCGCCGAGTTCGAGGCCCTTAGGCGCGTTCCGCCTGAGATCGGCACCAGCGCCGTCGCCCTGGAGGCCGGCTCCGACAACCCGCTCGGCGCCCCCTACATGGTGACCACCCACGTCCCCGGCCGAGCCCTGCGAGCCGGCGACTGGAACCCGGGGCTCGTGGCCGCCCTCGCCCACCAGATCGCCCGCCTGCACGCGGCGCTCGCGGCGGACCTCGCGGCCGGCCCTGCTGCCAACTCTGCGCCGTCGACCGCGCGAGTTCTGAGCGCTAGCGAGCAGGGAGAGGAGCTGCTGACCTGGTGGGGAGAACGCCACCCGAATACGCTCACCGATCCACGCGTCGCCTCGCTCCTGCCCGCCTGGCGCCGCGAGCTGGCCCGTCTCGATCCCGCCTTCTCGGGAGTCCGCGCCCACCCGCTCATCCACGGCGACCTCGTCGCCACCAACGTCATCCTCGGCCCCGACGGCGTCCCGCGGTTCATCGACTTCGAGTGGTCGGGTCCCGGTGACGTTGCCAAGGACCTGGCCCTCATCGGCGGCCGGGTGACCGGAGGCCCCTGGTACCTGCCCCTGACGCCCGACGCCGTCGCCGCCCTCGTCACTGAGTACTCGTGGTACGCGCAGCGCATGAGCATCCCGCCGGCCACCGGCGCCGACGAGCCGCAGCAGCTGCTGGCCCGCCGCAGCGCCTACGAGCTCCTCGACCGCCTGGGCAACCTCCTGTACTGCCTCAGCCGCCCCGACAAGGCCTGCTACGGGACGTGGGCCGACGAGCTCGCCCGCAGCCTGGTCGCCCGACTCACAGACTGA
- the htpX gene encoding zinc metalloprotease HtpX, with protein MTRTHHYNGLKTAVLLGGMWSLLLLLGYALARGTGSAIWLIIAPVIGLVQTAYGFWNSDKIAVRSMGAIEVTEAQQPQMYAIVRELSAAAGQPMPRLYVAPTMSPNAFATGRSPSHAAVCCTQGILQLLNERELRGVLGHELSHVYNRDILTSSVAAGIAGVISSVASMALFFGGGNRRDRDGGNIIAVLLLSLLAPLAATVTQFAISRTREYDADHDGAELTQDPLALASALSKLESGISRVPMGQDPRLEPVSSMMIANPFGSLRNLFSTHPPMDKRIARLEQMAGY; from the coding sequence ATGACAAGGACCCACCACTACAACGGTCTCAAGACCGCCGTCCTCCTGGGCGGCATGTGGAGCCTGCTTCTCCTGCTCGGCTACGCGCTGGCCAGGGGGACCGGCTCCGCCATCTGGCTGATCATCGCGCCGGTCATCGGCCTGGTGCAGACCGCCTACGGCTTCTGGAACTCCGACAAGATCGCGGTGCGCTCCATGGGCGCCATCGAGGTCACCGAGGCCCAGCAGCCCCAGATGTACGCCATCGTGCGTGAGCTCTCCGCCGCTGCTGGCCAGCCCATGCCGCGCCTCTACGTGGCCCCCACGATGAGCCCCAACGCCTTCGCCACCGGCCGCAGCCCCTCGCACGCCGCCGTGTGCTGCACCCAGGGCATCCTTCAGCTACTCAACGAGCGTGAGTTGCGCGGCGTCCTGGGCCACGAGCTCTCACACGTCTACAACCGCGACATCCTCACCTCCTCGGTGGCCGCGGGCATCGCCGGTGTCATCTCCTCGGTGGCCTCCATGGCTCTGTTCTTCGGCGGCGGCAACCGGCGCGACCGGGACGGCGGCAACATCATCGCCGTCCTGCTGCTCTCCCTCCTGGCGCCCCTGGCCGCCACCGTCACCCAGTTCGCCATCTCGCGCACCCGCGAGTACGACGCTGATCACGACGGCGCCGAGCTCACCCAGGACCCGCTCGCCCTGGCCAGTGCGCTCAGCAAGCTCGAGTCGGGTATCTCGCGTGTGCCCATGGGGCAGGACCCGCGACTGGAGCCGGTCTCCTCGATGATGATCGCCAACCCCTTCGGGAGCCTGCGCAACCTCTTCTCCACCCACCCGCCGATGGACAAGCGCATCGCCCGCCTCGAGCAGATGGCCGGTTACTGA
- a CDS encoding ATP-binding cassette domain-containing protein: protein MGDIVVEGIRLSVSYGKHRAVSDMSFRVDADDGVVGMFGPNGAGKTTLFKTVCGDIGRYDGALRCPSRDEIAYLPDKPFLFSWMTVGQAIDLFSARHQDFRDDVAEEFLAGSAIKRSAPVGSLSKGMSERLHLALIMARRPKLYVLDEPLAGVDPLTRDRLIENIIEVRCQEAPMLLSTHLIEGVERVFDAVMMVVDGRLLRSGKVADVRRIGDGSLEMAFKRLVAAHE, encoded by the coding sequence ATGGGTGATATTGTTGTTGAAGGGATTCGCCTTTCGGTGTCTTACGGCAAGCATCGTGCGGTCTCGGACATGAGTTTTAGAGTAGACGCGGACGATGGTGTTGTCGGCATGTTTGGCCCGAACGGTGCCGGGAAAACCACGTTGTTCAAGACGGTCTGTGGCGATATTGGGAGATATGACGGTGCGCTGAGGTGCCCCAGTCGAGATGAGATCGCCTATCTACCAGATAAGCCGTTCTTGTTCTCCTGGATGACAGTTGGGCAGGCGATTGATCTGTTTAGCGCGAGGCACCAGGATTTTCGCGATGATGTCGCGGAAGAGTTTCTCGCTGGGTCCGCGATTAAAAGGTCGGCGCCTGTGGGAAGCCTTTCGAAAGGGATGTCGGAGCGCTTGCATCTGGCTCTGATCATGGCGAGGCGGCCAAAACTATATGTCTTGGATGAGCCGTTAGCTGGCGTCGATCCCCTGACTCGTGATCGCTTGATCGAGAACATCATCGAAGTTCGATGTCAGGAGGCTCCAATGTTGTTGAGTACCCATCTGATCGAGGGGGTTGAGCGCGTCTTCGACGCTGTCATGATGGTGGTGGACGGGCGGCTGCTCCGCTCTGGAAAGGTTGCCGATGTTCGGCGGATCGGTGATGGGTCCCTCGAGATGGCATTTAAACGTTTGGTGGCCGCACATGAATGA
- a CDS encoding HNH endonuclease signature motif containing protein, whose product MPAATAWCLAAGGTWRRLVTDPLSGTVIDVGRSRYRPPAGLADLVRARDHSCVYPTCQTPAQRCDIDHLTPWSQGGTTSLDNLVTLCQAHHRLKHTPGWALTRNEDTGVLSWHTPDKTVYQRHPDATINRLPKKVGPRQHYLPGAQVPTTLSNQISPEIIDRLNTALTNTHSTNNTNDTNSPLRLTTRGPTPGQKAGDYETTPYPHATHTLGPAPLIDQAPPF is encoded by the coding sequence GTGCCGGCGGCCACTGCCTGGTGCCTGGCGGCTGGGGGTACCTGGAGGCGCCTGGTCACCGACCCGCTCAGCGGCACCGTCATCGACGTGGGCCGCAGCCGGTACCGTCCCCCGGCAGGCCTTGCCGACCTGGTGCGCGCCCGCGACCACTCCTGCGTCTACCCCACCTGCCAGACCCCCGCCCAGAGGTGCGACATCGACCACCTCACCCCCTGGAGCCAGGGCGGGACCACCAGCCTGGACAACCTGGTCACCCTGTGCCAGGCCCACCACCGCCTCAAGCACACCCCCGGATGGGCCCTGACCCGCAACGAGGACACCGGGGTGCTGTCCTGGCACACCCCCGACAAGACCGTCTACCAGCGCCACCCCGACGCCACCATCAACCGCCTCCCCAAGAAAGTCGGACCGCGCCAGCACTACCTCCCCGGCGCCCAGGTACCCACGACCCTGAGCAACCAGATCAGCCCCGAGATCATCGACCGGCTCAACACCGCCCTGACCAACACCCACAGCACCAACAACACCAACGACACCAACAGCCCGCTCCGGCTCACCACCCGAGGCCCCACCCCCGGCCAGAAAGCCGGAGACTACGAAACCACCCCCTACCCCCACGCCACCCACACCCTCGGACCCGCACCCCTCATCGACCAAGCCCCACCCTTCTAA
- a CDS encoding AAA family ATPase, translated as MTLTVVGGLPAVGKTAVCREVLRLRAEAHSHSRIPTWLRIDSIEQALRDSGEMLPGAPGGAGYYAAAAVARDVLATGADVLVECVNPLPVTRRLWEEAASALGCRFLAVELVCSDQAEHRRRARQRVSDIEGLELPDWRAIEQRDYAPWPEAGLRLDTAELTATEAAQAIVDASSVGA; from the coding sequence GTGACCCTGACCGTCGTCGGCGGGCTGCCGGCCGTCGGTAAGACCGCCGTGTGCCGAGAGGTTCTGCGTCTGCGCGCCGAGGCGCACTCGCATAGCCGGATCCCGACCTGGTTGCGCATCGACTCCATCGAGCAGGCCCTGCGGGACAGCGGCGAGATGCTTCCCGGTGCGCCCGGGGGCGCCGGCTACTATGCCGCCGCCGCCGTCGCTCGGGACGTCCTGGCCACGGGTGCTGACGTGCTGGTCGAGTGCGTCAACCCGCTGCCCGTCACCCGTCGCCTGTGGGAGGAGGCCGCGTCGGCCCTGGGGTGCCGCTTCCTCGCCGTCGAGCTCGTCTGCTCCGATCAGGCCGAGCACCGCCGCCGCGCCCGGCAGCGGGTCAGCGACATCGAGGGCCTCGAGCTGCCGGACTGGCGGGCGATCGAGCAACGCGACTACGCCCCCTGGCCCGAGGCCGGTCTCCGGCTGGACACCGCCGAGCTCACCGCCACCGAGGCCGCCCAAGCCATCGTCGACGCGAGCAGTGTCGGTGCTTAG
- a CDS encoding GNAT family N-acetyltransferase, which produces MRTRRIRFASRTDRWAHDLYLRAFPEDERLPWALIHLLSARRGVDLVAWWDQPAGPTRAASPAPVALTWTVRRPGSHLLYLFYLAVDDVARGRGLGTRILAELERRHPGCTIVLDIEPVVAEADNAEQRRRRLSFYERSGFRDTGYAVQDSTGEYWTLVREAPGTTFDPDDFRDALHCLDCGLITARVVPRQQT; this is translated from the coding sequence ATGAGAACCCGTCGCATCCGCTTCGCCAGCAGAACCGACCGCTGGGCGCATGACCTCTACCTGCGTGCCTTCCCCGAGGATGAGCGCCTTCCCTGGGCGCTCATCCACCTGCTCAGTGCGCGGCGCGGCGTCGACCTCGTCGCCTGGTGGGACCAGCCCGCCGGACCGACCCGTGCGGCCTCGCCGGCCCCCGTCGCCCTGACCTGGACCGTGCGCCGCCCCGGCTCCCACCTGCTCTACCTCTTCTACCTCGCCGTCGACGACGTCGCCCGCGGCCGGGGCCTGGGTACTCGCATCCTGGCCGAGCTCGAGCGACGTCACCCCGGCTGCACCATCGTCCTGGACATTGAGCCCGTCGTCGCCGAGGCCGACAACGCCGAGCAGCGACGCCGTCGGCTCTCCTTCTACGAGCGCTCCGGCTTCCGCGACACCGGGTACGCGGTCCAGGACTCGACGGGGGAGTACTGGACCCTCGTGCGTGAGGCGCCAGGAACCACCTTCGACCCCGACGACTTCCGCGATGCCCTGCACTGCCTGGACTGCGGCCTCATCACCGCGCGAGTGGTCCCGCGCCAGCAGACATAG
- a CDS encoding sensor histidine kinase yields the protein MNRSTWASRYRRLGRDATFLLLSWPLSLLAFCLVLPLTALGTGTVIIWVGLMVLVLALSIAGGFANLARLAVARLDGREPVPGGYLEPEPGTSLHRMILRRLRDPQRWVDLLWVIVFFPVSLVSWILTVVWLAAAVGGLLGPIADVITESILGDQRNGLSDLLGLYPPLLWDVVIDLTVGVIFMLTAPFVLRGLAAMQAGLIRGMLSWRSEVSRLQTSRAAVQRAEADTRRRLERDIHDGPQQRLVRLRMDLARAQRQAEKDPVAASAIIQGAMDQTQQTLDELRQLSRGIAPPVLVDRGLAAAITEAATRSSVPVTVSTELSEDLPDHVSQAAYFVISESLANLNKHSGATAAAVEARVADGVLHVTVSDNGIGGASTAKGHGLAGLVERLNGVDGRLALMSPAGGPTTVEAMIPCAF from the coding sequence ATGAACCGATCAACATGGGCCTCGCGCTACCGCCGACTCGGCCGGGACGCCACCTTCCTCCTCCTGAGCTGGCCGCTGAGCCTGCTCGCCTTCTGCCTCGTCCTGCCGCTGACCGCCCTCGGTACGGGCACCGTCATCATCTGGGTGGGGCTGATGGTGCTCGTCCTGGCCCTGAGCATCGCCGGGGGCTTCGCCAACCTGGCCCGCCTCGCCGTGGCGCGCCTGGACGGGCGCGAGCCGGTGCCGGGCGGCTACCTCGAACCCGAGCCGGGAACCTCCCTGCACCGCATGATCCTGCGACGCCTGCGCGACCCTCAGCGCTGGGTGGACCTGCTGTGGGTCATCGTCTTCTTCCCGGTATCCCTCGTCAGCTGGATCCTCACCGTCGTGTGGCTGGCGGCGGCAGTGGGCGGCCTCCTCGGCCCCATCGCCGATGTCATTACCGAATCAATCCTTGGAGATCAACGCAATGGTCTGTCCGATCTTCTGGGTCTGTACCCGCCTCTGCTCTGGGACGTCGTGATCGACCTGACCGTCGGCGTCATCTTCATGCTCACCGCCCCCTTCGTCCTGCGGGGCCTGGCCGCCATGCAGGCGGGGCTCATCCGCGGCATGCTCTCCTGGCGCAGTGAGGTCAGCCGCCTCCAGACCTCCCGGGCCGCCGTCCAGCGGGCGGAGGCGGACACCCGCCGCCGCCTGGAGCGCGACATCCACGACGGACCCCAGCAGCGTCTCGTGCGCCTGCGTATGGACCTGGCCCGTGCCCAGCGCCAGGCCGAGAAGGACCCGGTGGCCGCCTCCGCGATCATCCAGGGCGCCATGGACCAGACCCAGCAGACCCTTGACGAGCTGCGCCAGCTCTCCCGCGGCATCGCTCCGCCCGTCCTCGTCGACCGCGGCCTGGCCGCCGCCATCACCGAGGCCGCCACCCGCTCCTCCGTCCCGGTCACCGTGAGCACCGAGCTGTCCGAGGACCTGCCCGACCACGTCTCCCAGGCCGCCTACTTCGTCATCAGCGAGTCCCTGGCCAACCTCAACAAGCACTCCGGGGCCACGGCGGCCGCCGTCGAGGCCCGCGTGGCCGATGGCGTCCTGCACGTGACGGTCAGCGACAACGGCATCGGCGGGGCGTCGACCGCCAAGGGCCACGGCCTGGCCGGCCTGGTCGAGCGCCTCAACGGCGTCGACGGTAGGCTCGCGCTCATGTCCCCGGCCGGCGGGCCGACCACAGTGGAGGCGATGATCCCGTGCGCGTTCTGA
- a CDS encoding FAD-dependent oxidoreductase yields the protein MNARPLNVAVIGAGPAGIYASDILSKSGLDVCIDLFERLPAPYGLVRYGVAPDHPRIKQIIVALYKILQRGDIRLIGNVEVGRDISVAELHEHYDAIVFSTGADTDAPLDIPGVDAPECHGGADFVSWYDGHPDHPRTWDLSAKEVAVIGVGNVALDIARVLAKHADDLMTTEIPANVAATLQQSPVTDVHVFGRRGPAQVKFTPLELRELGKQTDVDVLVDEEDFEYDEGSQAALASSNQQRQVVKALEGYAMQEPEDLTASHRIHIHLFSAPHEVLTDDDGHVVGLRTERTRLTGDGTVTGTGEYRDWPVQAIYRAVGYASSAIEGLPFDDERHVVPNEGGRVLGEDGKPLTGLYATGWIRRGPVGLIGSTKSDAQETITNLVADANAGLLHAETNDEAQVGHDALIALLESRGIPFTNWEGWELLDAYERELGENYGEVVVTGGASKPRERVKVVSRDAMTAISRSTEVPEDLIGQPEADRVPERVAHRL from the coding sequence GTGAACGCACGTCCTCTCAATGTCGCCGTCATCGGAGCCGGTCCCGCGGGCATCTACGCCTCGGACATCCTCTCGAAGTCGGGCCTGGACGTCTGTATCGACCTGTTCGAGCGGCTCCCCGCGCCCTACGGCCTGGTGCGCTACGGCGTCGCCCCCGACCACCCGCGCATCAAGCAGATCATCGTGGCCCTCTACAAGATCCTCCAGCGCGGGGACATCCGCCTCATCGGCAACGTCGAGGTCGGCCGTGACATCTCGGTGGCCGAGCTCCACGAGCACTACGACGCCATCGTCTTCTCCACCGGCGCCGATACCGACGCCCCCCTCGACATCCCCGGCGTCGACGCCCCCGAGTGCCACGGCGGCGCTGACTTCGTCTCCTGGTACGACGGCCACCCCGACCACCCGCGCACCTGGGACCTGAGCGCCAAGGAGGTCGCCGTCATCGGCGTCGGGAACGTGGCCCTCGATATCGCGCGCGTCCTGGCCAAGCACGCTGACGACCTCATGACCACCGAGATCCCGGCGAATGTCGCCGCCACCCTCCAGCAGTCCCCGGTCACCGACGTGCACGTCTTCGGCCGCCGCGGCCCCGCCCAGGTGAAGTTCACCCCGCTGGAGCTGCGCGAGCTCGGCAAGCAGACCGACGTCGACGTCCTCGTCGACGAGGAGGACTTCGAGTACGACGAGGGCTCGCAGGCGGCCCTGGCCTCCTCCAACCAGCAGCGCCAGGTCGTCAAGGCCCTCGAGGGCTACGCGATGCAGGAGCCGGAGGACCTCACCGCCTCCCACCGCATCCACATCCACCTCTTCTCCGCCCCCCACGAGGTCCTCACCGACGACGACGGTCACGTCGTGGGCCTGCGCACCGAGCGCACCCGCCTGACCGGCGACGGCACCGTCACCGGCACCGGTGAGTACCGCGACTGGCCCGTCCAGGCGATCTACCGCGCCGTCGGGTACGCCTCCAGCGCCATCGAGGGCCTGCCCTTCGACGACGAGCGGCACGTCGTCCCCAACGAGGGCGGCCGCGTGCTCGGCGAGGACGGCAAGCCACTGACCGGCCTGTACGCCACCGGCTGGATCCGCCGCGGTCCCGTAGGCCTCATCGGCTCCACCAAGTCCGACGCGCAGGAGACGATCACGAACCTCGTGGCCGACGCCAACGCCGGCCTGCTGCACGCCGAGACCAACGACGAGGCCCAGGTCGGCCACGACGCCCTCATCGCCCTGCTGGAGTCCCGCGGCATCCCCTTCACCAACTGGGAGGGCTGGGAGCTGCTCGACGCCTACGAGCGCGAGCTCGGCGAGAACTACGGGGAGGTCGTCGTCACCGGCGGCGCCTCCAAGCCGCGCGAGCGCGTCAAGGTCGTCTCCCGTGACGCCATGACCGCGATCTCCCGCTCCACCGAGGTCCCCGAGGACCTCATCGGCCAGCCCGAGGCGGACCGCGTCCCCGAGCGCGTCGCCCACCGGCTCTGA